One segment of Ooceraea biroi isolate clonal line C1 unplaced genomic scaffold, Obir_v5.4 UnassembledTig44, whole genome shotgun sequence DNA contains the following:
- the LOC113563519 gene encoding uncharacterized protein LOC113563519 — protein DVTLVLEGLQGIEAFVYLDDIVIYSCSLQEHFVKFRKLADKLRSAGLQLQPDKCEFLRREVTYLGHVIGESGVKPDPKKIEAVQNFPRPCNAKNVKQFLGLAGYYRRFIPNFSKIAKPLTNLLKKDIAFVWESAQDNAFVQLRDALCREPILQYPDFTKPFVVTTDASGVAIGGILSQGAIGKDLPIAYTSRLLNTAEQNYSTIEKELLAIVYSVNYFRPYVYGRKFTLVTDHRPLVWLHSVKDPTSRLVRWRLKLAEYEYEVVYKAGRINANADALSRNPTTQKVLPLSVSENSDNSLFHAPSPPTFQTDETQEQPETEPTVIGTEIVSSGEETDSDSESEGDGPIFDPIDVPFQPNRARLIEVRDNLTTRKDNIVIFITQQGSPCDRGARKLKETNKLPEIKDGTLGRAKVTKIGGKYLIALVIKDRVSAITQVETIKEALHSLLDVTMELNLQTVSISKGDIESVPWKTLHKHLKNVFCDSPTRIIVCSNQITEPADSDKARIIAENHSTAIGGHKGVTKTYNRIKYKYFWPRLKRDVQEFIRDCRDCQLKKLVRVKTRQPMILTDTPGNAFDKISMDIMGPLPVTRTGNSYILTIQDLLTKYSLAIPLKHATAVDIAEAFVSEFVCIYGAPQALLTDQGTNFVSSLMRNIARKFRITQYKTTAYRPQSNGSIERSHHVLWEYLKQFTDKNHEWDEHLKLATFSYNTSVHEGTQYTPHELVFGKIARAPSSDVQLENEPNVAYSDYLTSLFDKLRHAQTAARENLIQAKIRSKEYYDRRANPREFRVGDNVYLLKEPTKGKLGDQYVGPYRIREKLDNHNVKIAIDKIRSKIVHEDKLRAARGTNPHHPANKYSYKARRQRSSTSRG, from the coding sequence gacgtcacactAGTACTGGAGGGCCTACAGGGTATCGAAGCATTCGTTTACCTGGACGATATTGTCATTTACTCCTGTTCGTTACAGgaacattttgtaaaattccgTAAACTAGCAGATAAGTTAAGAAGCGCAGGGTTGCAACTACAACCCGACAAGTGCGAATTCCTTCGCAGAGAGGTTACATACCTCGGACATGTAATTGGTGAGTCAGGAGTAAAACCGGACCCGAAAAAGATAGAGGCCGTGCAGAACTTTCCGAGACCATGCAATGCGAAAAATGTCAAACAATTCTTGGGCCTAGCGGGTTATTACCGTCGTTTCATTCCTAACTTTTCAAAAATAGCTAAACCGCTCACGAACCTCCTGAAAAAGGATATCGCATTTGTCTGGGAATCGGCGCAAGACAACGCATTTGTGCAATTGCGAGACGCTCTTTGTCGGGAACCCATCCTACAGTACCCTGACTTCACGAAACCTTTTGTCGTCACCACCGATGCATCGGGGGTAGCTATAGGCGGAATATTGAGTCAAGGAGCAATAGGAAAGGACTTACCGATAGCTTACACTTCGCGTCTATTGAATACAGCCGAACAAAACTATTCTACAATCGAAAAGGAACTGCTCGCTATTGTTTACAGCGTCAATTACTTTAGACCTTATGTATATGGCCGTAAGTTCACTCTGGTAACCGATCATAGGCCGCTAGTCTGGCTGCATTCCGTTAAAGACCCTACTTCAAGGCTCGTTCGATGGCGGTTGAAACTCGCCGAGTACGAGTATGAAGTTGTTTATAAAGCTGGAAGGATAAACGCTAACGCAGACGCTCTCTCTAGGAACCCGACCACCCAAAAGGTTCTCCCCCTCTCCGTATCCGAGAACTCCGATAATTCACTATTCCATGCCCCTTCTCCTCCAACGTTCCAGACCGACGAGACGCAGGAACAACCCGAAACCGAACCGACAGTGATAGGAACCGAAATCGTTTCCTCCGGCGAGGAAACCGACAGCGACAGCGAAAGTGAGGGAGACGGCCCAATCTTTGATCCCATCGACGTACCTTTTCAACCAAATAGAGCCAGACTCATCGAAGTCCGAGATAACCTAACCACCagaaaagataatattgtaatcttCATAACTCAGCAAGGATCACCGTGCGACAGGGGCGCGCGTAAATTGAAGGAAACCAATAAACTACCCGAGATAAAGGACGGAACGTTAGGACGAgcaaaagtaacgaaaatCGGAGGCAAATACCTAATCGCATTGGTCATCAAAGATCGCGTATCAGCTATAACCCAGGTAGAAACCATAAAAGAGGCTCTACATTCGCTGTTAGACGTAACGAtggaattaaatttacaaactgTCTCCATTTCTAAGGGGGATATTGAATCTGTGCCATGGAAAACGTTGCATAAACATCTAAAGAACGTGTTCTGCGACTCGCCTACCAGAATTATTGTTTGCTCGAATCAAATCACAGAGCCAGCCGACTCAGATAAAGCGCGCATCATCGCAGAAAATCACTCGACCGCGATAGGAGGACATAAAGGAGTGACAAAAAcgtataatcgaattaaatataaatacttttggcCTCGCCTGAAGAGAGACGTACAGGAATTCATCCGGGACTGTAGAGACTGTCAACTAAAGAAACTGGTACGAGTAAAAACCCGTCAGCCCATGATATTGACGGACACCCCTGGTAACgcgttcgataaaatatctatggATATTATGGGTCCACTCCCGGTCACCAGGACAGGAAACAGTTACATCCTCACAATCCAGGATCTGCTCACTAAATACTCCCTTGCCATCCCCCTAAAACACGCAACTGCTGTTGATATAGCCGAAGCTTTCGTAAGCGAATTCGTATGCATCTATGGGGCCCCGCAAGCGCTCTTGACCGATCAAGGCACGAATTTCGTTAGTAGCCTCATGCGCAACATTGCGCGCAAGTTCCGGATTACTCAATACAAGACGACCGCGTACCGTCCGCAATCGAACGGGTCTATAGAACGGTCGCACCACGTTCTCTGGGAGTACCTAAAACAATTTACCGATAAGAATCACGAATGGGACGAACATTTGAAACTCGCTACGTTTTCCTATAATACAAGCGTGCACGAGGGTACTCAGTACACACCACACGAACTCGTGTTCGGAAAAATCGCACGCGCACCCTCCAGCGATGTACAACTAGAGAACGAACCAAATGTAGCGTACTCCGATTACCTCACAAGCCTCTTTGACAAACTTAGACATGCGCAAACAGCAGCCCgcgaaaatttaatacaagctAAAATACGATCTAAGGAATACTATGATCGAAGGGCGAACCCTCGTGAATTCAGGGTGGGAGATAATGTCTACCTCCTGAAAGAACCGACGAAAGGGAAACTAGGGGACCAATATGTAGGTCCGTACCGAATCCGCGAAAAACTAGATAatcataatgttaaaatagcgATAGATAAGATTAGGTCTAAAATTGTACACGAAGATAAGCTACGCGCCGCGAGGGGAACAAACCCCCACCACCCGGCtaataaatatagttataaggCACGCCGCCAGCGCTCCAGCACCAGTCGTGGCTAG